AGAACAGGCGGGTGAAGAACAGATTACTGAAAATCACCCAAATGATGAGCAAAGCGACGAGAAGTCAATGTGTGGAGTTCAGCTCGAGAAAGAACAATCTGTGGAGAGTGTGGAAGACCACCTCACCAAAGAACACGGAATGGACGACAGTACAAGCGAAGAACATCCTTGTGAAGGCGAGTCCGGTGAAGAACAAGTGGGTGAGCTAAAAGCGGGTGCCGAGATGGACGTCGCTGACCCCGTAATTGAGATAGATGTGGGTGAGCGAGCAGCCGGCAGTGGTGAGACCGTCTCGGCCGACGTAGACGCTGACAGAATCAGCATCGTCAGCGCTGATGACAAAAGTGGATGCTCTGCCGACGTCGCTGACGCTAGCGGGGATGAGGGTAATTATGTCAACCTGNNNNNNNNNNNNNNNNNNNNNNNNNNNNNNNNNNNNNNNNNNTTGGCACCCACGGGCCCTGGGCAGGGAGATAGTGACGTCATATCTAACATACCATCCGGTCCAGAGAGCAGCGCTGGCAGTGGTTCTCCCGTGGACGGCGAGGCGGGTGATTCGTCGGCCCTCTGTTGTCTAGAGCAAGATTGTCACGACGAAGAGCGGGTGCCTGAGGAAGTGCGGAGCGGGGAGGAACATCCCTGTcacgagggcggcgagggcggcgtgCTAGGCAAGGAGGCGGAAAGGGCGTGGGCAAGCGCAGAGGTGCAAGGCGTAACCAAAGAAGAACACGACAGCGACCCTCGTACGTACGCAGTAAGCTCGCAGGAACAGGTGGATGACGGCGGTGGGGAGTCCTCGCCCGATGACGAGACTCTGAGAGACGCCCTCAGCGAGCCGCGTGAGCCCGCGAGCCCTTCGGAGACCCACACgtcagaggaggagaaagaatctAGTCCCGACGGCTCCCCTGGGCGGGTCGACCAGGAGGAGGCTCTTGGAGCCGTGACACCAAAGAAGCAACTTAACGAATCGGAAAAAGACAGCGGACCACAGGAGCCCTGTGTTCCCTGTGGGAGCCGGGGCGTGCGAGGGGATTGCTGTTTGTGCGCGTCCGCCGCGAGTGCAGGCGAGAGGCCAGACGGTTATATAGTGGAGTGCCAGGACagaggcactgtggtggttggcgTTCGAGGCGTGACGTTCGTGGAGGCCTTGCCGTTCCGCGATCGCTATTCTCCCGAAGTGTCGATCATCTGGGAGGAAGACACCGAAGTGGGCGACGGAGAGGCCTGTGACGCCGCCCCTGGTAACAAGCCGGAAATTGCCAAAGACTCGTCGCTAGAGGGGGACTTTGACTCGATTACGCTCGTGGACGTCGCGGCGGATGCTGATCGGGAAAGCGTCGCTGAAGGTCAGCTTTTGATCAGCAGGGATATCATTGATGTTCCAACGGAATTCGCTGACGATCTAGCATTGGTCTGCACAAACGAGGGAGTACCTGGCGTGAGtgcaggggaggaagggacgaCAGACGAGGTACAGACACCTACCGAAGGAGACGAGGACGTATCATCTTCCTCGTTCGTGGCAACAGTAGAGGTCGAGGACGCGGCAGAGCGGGCGGAGGCTGTCGTGGGGAATCTCCAAGAGGAGGCCACTGTCACCGCCGACGAGTGTTTAACAAGAGTTGCTGTGCAGGACTCGCTAAGCTTCCGCCTGGGTGCGGGTGAAGCTGGGGAAGTGAATGAAGTGAACGGTGGCAGAGCAGAAGCGATCGTTGAAGCTATCGTAAACAAGGCCGAGGAAACTGAGCCGAATATTATTGCGAANNNNNNNNNNNNNNNNNNNNNNNNNNNNNNNNNNNNTCACGACGCAGGTGGCGATGATAATGAACTTATCAGGGGAAGTGATAAGTGCGGCGAAGTGAGCGAGCGTGACCGGGATGAGATAGGCCGCGAGGAGTCCCCGGATGAGTGCGCtgacgaaggcgaaggcgaagaagAGAGGCGAGGGAATAACGATGAGGTCTTGGAAAGTCTTTTGATGTTGAGAAGTGCAAATAGTGTTGAGTGCGATGAGGAGTGGAGTGCTGTTGACTTAGTCGTGAGTGAAGCGAGAGGTGACCAAAGTTCTCAAGAAAAAGCGATTAAAGTCAGTGTTAAAGTGATTGAAGAGAATTCTTCCGAAAGAGAAGCCAGTGCTGATTTGAAAGCTGAAAATCATCCGCGCGCCGACTCGTCCGCTGAAGGCGAGGCCTGCGCGGACACTCACAAGACAGCCATGAGCGACTCGAGTAACCGCGACTCCGGCACGAGTTACTTGAGCGAGGGCGAGGACAGCGACGACGACACCCTGGAGGGGCGGAATAGCGACGGCGACGCCATGATGGTGAGCAGCACAGANNNNNNNNNNNNNNNNNNNNNNNNNNNNNNNNNNNNNNNNNNNNNNNNNNNNNNNNNNNNNNAGGCCTTCAGCAAGTCGCACCGGCGGGAGGACAGCGGTGTGGAGGTGGGCCTCGAGGCCCCCGCGCAGCACTTCTACGGCCTGGCCACCCCGCACCGGCGCCGCCACGCCTCGTGCGACACGCAGCCGGAGGAGGCCGACCCCAACGACACGACGCTGACGGGGCCCGAGGGCGGTAGCGAGGCCTCCGAGGCCGAGGACGGCGGCGAGGGGACCCTGAGGTTCCGCCGCAGCCGCAGCCATCAGTTCCGTATGGGGCGGAGGTTCAGCAGCGGACACAAGATGATGGAGAAGGTGCGGAAGGCCGTGCACTTCGGCCGAAAGACGCTGCTCGACGACTCCGCCATCGACGTCCACAACACCAAGCACGACGCCAACAACGCAGCAAGGTAAAGGCCCCGCGAGGTTTCGTTTGGCAANNNNNNNNNNNNNNNNNNNNNNNNNNNNNNNNNNNNNNNNNNNNNNNNNNNNNNNNNNNNNNNNNNNNNNNNNNNNNNNNNNNNNNNNNNNNNNNNNNNNNNNNNNNNNNNNNNNNNNNNNNNNNNNNNNNNNNNNNNNNNNNNNNNNNNNNNNNNNNNNNNNNNNNNNNNNNNNNNNNNNNNNNNNNNNNNNNNNNNNNNNNNNNNNNNNNNNNNNNNNNNNNNNNNNNNNNNNNNNNNNNNNNNNNNNNNNNNNNNNNNNNNNNNNNNNNNNNNNNNNNNNNNNNNNNNNNNNNNNNNNNNNNNNNNNNNNNNNNNNNNNNNNNNNNNNNNNNNNNNNNNNNNNNNNNNNNNNNNNNNNNNNNNNNNNNNNNNNNNNNNNNNNNNNNNNNNNNNNNNNNNNNNNNNNNNNNNNNNNAGGTCATGGAAGTGCAGAGGAAGCTCGGACTTCGCAGGTCTCCAGTATTCCGCGAAGTTATGATGAATCGTCACGTCTCTGaaattcttttcttccttgcttACACTTTTCCCTTGAAACAATGCTTGCATTTGCAAACAAAGGCAAgaatgccatctctctctctcttctggagCTTTTGTTATTGCTTGTGAAAATGTGTATTTGTTAGGGTGTTTCTGTTGTCTTCAGTACATTCCAAGGATTTGTTTACGGGTTTTAACTGATTTAGAATGTAGGCCTAACTTCTTGTACTGCCTATCTCGATTAGGCCTAAATAGATTATGCAGACCATCTTAatcttatctgttttcttttttatgattgttaatgatactactaggattttctctttcttttttttgcctcgtCATGAACACTGGGGAAGAAGTTCTGTCATCATATGTCTGGTTTCTATTATAAACTGACCGCAGACTCGAGGCTTACCGTCGTATCGTGTTTCCTTTACGTGTCTTTGCGATGATGTTTTTCCCTCGCTTGGCTCCGTTCTTGTCGTTAAGTACTGCGCGACGGTTCTTGGTGCACGTTTGAATGCGCTGACGTGTTGATTGCACAGGCAAACGTACGCTTGATTGCATTTTCTCTTTGTTCactgtttgtctttcttctctgtttctcctcttcccttctcttcctctcctttccccttccctttgttaTGCTTTCTACTTTCCTCCCTTATCTATCTAGCTCCTTCTCATACTTCCATACactactttccctttttcctccctccctccctccctcccctttatctcgctccctttctctccttccctccttccttccctccagccttccttccttttatctgtacctccttccctcgttcgtttttttcctttgatcTTTCCTTCCCACTTTGCTTTCTTCATCGTTTCCTtgaccccttccctttttctcacctACTTACCTGCcttctttacttctctccttccctttcttccctcctaccttccttccttctctcctaccttctctccttccctctttccctcctccttcccttccatcctacCTTCCTACCATCCNNNNNNNNNNNNNNNNNNNNNNNNNNNNNNNNNNNNNNNNNNNNNNNNNNNNNNNNNNNNNNNNNNNNNNNNNNNNNNNNNNNNNNNNNNNNNNNNNNNNNNGCCACATAAAACCCTCACCCCCGCCCCGGTGCCAATCACTCGATGCCAACACTGAGAGTCCAAGTTACGGGTACCTGAGCCTAGTCTTTACCATCAGTGTTGACaacagtattttctttttttgcgttaGTCTCTAAGTCTGTTGTCTTTGTCAAGTGTTGGCAGGGAAGCGGTTGGGTGTTTNNNNNNNNNNNNNNNNNNNNNNNNNTTCTTAtagtctctcctttttttgtttcttttcgttttctgtgGTTATctcttgtgttgttgttgtttttttgttgttgtttgctggttttgtgtgttttctttctgatTGTCAATCCCCGTGTTTTATCTAATTATANNNNNNNNNNNNNNNNNNNNNNNNNNNNNNNNNNNNNNNNNNNNNNNNNNNacttttgttgttatcatcatcaccatcaccatcccttatatttttttctgttttctatcttTGTTTATTGTGATAATCTCTGATttaactgaccccccccccccataagaaaCATTATCACTACGCATTTACACTGCCACATcgactatatagtatattacgaATNNNNNNNNNNNNNNNNNNNNNNNNNNNNNNNNNNNNNNNNNNNNNNNNNNNNNNNNNNNNNNNNNNNNNNNNNNNNNNNNNNNNNNNNNNNNNNNNNNNNNNNNNNNNNNNNNTTCCTAAGTTTTTCGTAAATTTTCACGCGACACCAAACGGAAAGTTTCACTCTACATAGAGACGTTTCTACATAGATCCGTCTCAGCGCCTGGCTCATTTCTTGGATGGGCGGACGTGCTGAGGGAAATAAAAGAGTCTCCCCCAACACTTCTCGGAAAAGTGACTGTTCGCCATTTTCTGTTGTTTCGCACGCCGGGCCTCCGCGGGTCGCTCAGGGCCTGTTCGAAATCCGGACTTTATTCTGTCTCAAGTCGGCATGAaaacattctcttttattctcttcgcTTTGCGNNNNNNNNNNNNNNNNNNNNNNNNNNNNNNNNNNNNNNNNNNNNNNNNNNNNNNNNNNNNNNNNNNNNNNNNNNNNNNNNNNNNNNNNNNNNNNNNNNNNNNNNNNNNNNNNNNNNNNNNNNNNNNNNNNNNNNNNNNNNNNNNNNNNNNNNNNNNNNNNNNNNNNNNNNNNNNNNNNNNNNNNNNNNNNNNNNNNNNNNNNNNNNNNNNNNNNNNNNNNNNNNNNNNNNNNNNNNNNNNNNNNNNNNNNNNNNNNNNNNNNNNNNNNNNNNNNNNNNNNNNNNNNNNNNNNNNNNNNNNNNNNNNNNNNNNNNNNNNNNNNNNNNNNNNNNGCACCGTCTGCCCGAttgcactctctttgcaaggATGACATCACTCCAGCCAGCGGTTTCCATCGCTCGTTTTAGTCACCACTGCAGCTTAGCCTGTATCTCCACTTTCATTTATTCGATGTTATTAcgtgttttatttcttgtttcttgcATACAAAAGTGGTTCAGTGGTGGacattttagggggggggggtctttttggttatgttatgtataaatacGATTAGGTAGGTGGATTATTGAATAGGTAGATGGAGCGATGGATAGGTGTGTTGCAGTAGGTTGGAAGtcgtgttggttttgttttgtgctgCGTTATGTTGATGCGTTTAGAtgaagagatggatggatagtctTAACATATTTGGAGATTCTGTTTTTGACGTAATCTTATGTATGGTATTTTTGTAGNNNNNNNNNNNNNNNNNNNNNNNNNNNNNTACATTGAAAGGCGTAATACtgagaaaaaaatgacatgatATGAAAAATTCTACCAAAATGTCGACGGCCATcgtactccccctccccctcccccttactcacATAGCATGCTATTCGGTAACCCAGTCGTTTCTTAAGTCAATCATCAACGAATCACACGATTTCGTTAATGACGTAATTCGACCTTGCGTAATTGTGTGATTCCTTCCCGTGATTTTAGCTTGGAGACATCGGGTAGATCCGGCACCAAGTTCCCACGGCGAAGTGCCAATTAGGGNNNNNNNNNNNNNNNNNNNNNNNNNNNNNNNNNNNNNNNNNNNNNNNNNNNNNNNNNNNNNNNNNNNNNNTTCCNNNNNNNNNNNNNNNNNNNNNNNNNNNNNNNNNNNNNNNNNNNNNNNNNNNNNNNNNNNNNNNNNNNNNNNNNNNNNNNNNNNNNNNNNNNNNNNNNNNNNNNNNNNNNNNNNNNNNNNNNNNNNNNNNNNNNNNNNNNNNNNNNNNNNNNNNNNNNNNNNNNNNNNNNNNNNNNNNNNNNNNNNNNNNNNNNNNNNNNNNNNNNNNNNNNNNNNNNNNNNNNNNNNNNNNNNNNNNNNNNNNNNNNNNNNNNNNNNNNNNNNNNNNNNNNNNNNNNNNNNNNNNNNNNNNNNNNNNNNNNNNNNNNNNNNNNNNNNNNNNNNNNNNNNNNNNNNNNNNNNNNNNNNNNNNNNNNNNNNNNNNNNNNNNNNNNNNNNNNNNNNNNNNNNNNNNNNNNNNNNNNNNNNNNNNNNNNNGCGTAAATAACTTGTTCATTTGTGCTTTGAGATACGGGAGGGGGTCGTGCGAGGTCGTGCGGGCCTTGGAGAGTCGTGATTGGCTGCGTAGTTAATGGTAGTTCGTGAGTACGTGTTGGCCTTCGTCGGCAGTACAAAACATTACGTTGACTCTGTAGTCTTAAGCGCTTGTGGATTGtgagtcttttatttatttatNNNNNNNNNNNNNNNNNNNNNNNNNNNNNNNNNNNNNNNNNNNNNNNNNNNNNNNNNNATTTTTTGTCGTTCTACAAAGCTGCCTCTGTAGTCTTAAGTACGTGAGGATGATTAATAATTgtgatacactttttttttctataagactCTATAGTTTTCGCTAAGTACTTGTGGATGATGCTATGNNNNNNNNNNNNNNNNNNNNNNNNNNNNNAAGCCTTCTTACTAATCTGGTTCTGTAGTTTTCTGTAGTTTAGGGTGATGCNNNNNNNNNNNNNNNNNNNNNNNNNNNNNNNNNNNNNNNNNNNNNNCGTACTAAATTGGCTCTCCGGTGTTTGTGGATGGTATTTTCttacattgttttatttatttgttaactaTGTACGTGTTCCTACGAAACTGGTTCTGTAGCCTTGCGTACTTGTGAAGGNNNNNNNNNNNNNNNNNNNNNNNNNNNNNNNNNNNNNNGTACAAGTCTTCGTAATTAAAGCGGCTCCTTAGTcttcgtgtttttatttcttaatttctaaGAGGTTTTAAGCAAAATCCGACCGTaaatcgaaaaggggaaaaaaatcgagtCTTTTACATCGACGGAACGAGCTTGCATTGACGTCTTCCTCGCCGGGTCTCGGTTGCCATTCAGATTCCGtaagagcgggggggagggggggggttgacgtAACGCGCAAGGGGAAACAATGGAAGAAACCGCGGGTGAGAGTTCTCTGGTCGTTGCGTGTTTCCTGTGGGCATNNNNNNNNNNNNNNNNNNNNNNNNNNNNNNNNNNNNNNNNNNNNNNNNNNNNNNNNNNNNNNNNNNNNNNNNNNNNNNNNNNNNNNNNNNNNNNNNNNNNNNNNNNNNNNNNNNNNNNNNNNNNNNNNNNNNNNNNNNNNNNNNNNNNNNNNNNNNNNNNNNNNNNNNNNNNNNNNNNNNNNNNNNNNNNNNNNNNNNNNNNNNNNNNNNNNNNNNNNNNNNNNNNNNNNNNNNNNNNNNNNNNNNNNNNNNNNNNNNNNNNNNNNNNNNNNNNNNNNNNNNNNNNNNNNNNNNNNNNNNNNNNNNNNNNNNNNNNNNNNNNNNNNNNNNNNNNNNNNNNNNNNNNNNNGCTGCCACACAGCTATAGAATAGGTGACAaggtctatctttttatctctctctccttttattccatttctttctttttccattcgaATTGGGATTTTTCGGGGAAATTCGAAGTCGGCGGGTCATGCTTGCGTAGCCGCCCGTGCACCCAAGCACCAAGAAGTCACGATATATCCTCATGTGCGTACTCTAATGCGGATATTTTCCCCCATATTAACAGTAGGGAAACGGTATGTGCGAAGTCTGAATTGGATTTCTTTCCACGCTgagaatagtattaaaaaaaaaaNNNNNNNNNNNNNNNNNNNNNNNNNNNNNNNNNNNNNNNNNNNNNNNNNNNNNNNNNNNNNNNNNNNNNNNNNNNNNNNNNNNNNNNNNNNNNNNNNNNNNNNNNNNNNNNNNNNNNNNNNNNNNNNNNNNNNNNNNNNNNNNNNNNNNNNNNNNNNNNNNNNNNNNNNNNNNNNNNNNNNNNNNNNNNNNNNNNNNNNNNNNNNNNNNNNNNNNNNNNNNNNNNNNNNNNNNNNNNNNNNNNNNNNNNNNNNNNNNNNNNNNNNNNTTGGAGGGTAACACACGCGGATATGTGGATATATACTAATGTTTTCTTATgagttatgtatatgcatagttcTTAGTAAACTTTACAGTGATATATCAATTCTTATTATGCTTGGGAAGACAAAGGGCGCGGATGGGAGGGATGAGTCACCTTTTTTATGGCGAATTGAAGAATATTCGCGagatatatttaacatttttttaaagcaagGCATGTCATCAGTTCCCGAAAAGATCGACTCAACCGTTCCTGGGAATTCGCCGACCGTAGAATTANNNNNNNNNNNNNNNNNNNNNNNNNNNNNNNNNNNNNNNNNNNNNNNNNNNNNNNNNNNTTATCGATAGGGGTGAGTGCGACCGCGCCCTTTCACAAAGCTCCCGGAAGATCGTTTACGCTCCGTATCTGCCGCTCGTTGAAATCTCGGCAGGTGCTACGGGACCTGCGCGGCGGGAACAATGCGGCGGGAGTGCGCTGCGACGGCGAACAGGTGGAGGCGGCTAAGGGAAGAACAATTAACAGGCTGCTGCGGCGAGGCGGGCAGGGATCGAGACGAGGGTAAACAAGACGAGCGTTAGTAGGGGACCGGAACTCTCGAACTCGCGTTCGATTCGGTGGAAGAGNNNNNNNNNNNNNNNNNNNNNNNNNNNNNNTGCGTTGAGGTGTTGATTGATTGCAATAGATCTTTTCCCTTCCTCGATACCTTGTGGCGGGAAGTAATAACAAAGGCGCATATTGATAAATCGCAGGCTGTACGTAATGGATGGTGTGGTTAACAACTATATTGTGAAATTATTATGAtgtacttctttttttcccttttttcaacaaAGCACACCGGGAACAATGTGCCATAAATAAACAGAACAACAATTTGGGTAAACCTCTTTCTCGACTCTCGACAGGGGCTTCCGGCCAAGACGTCGTTTTACANNNNNNNNNNNNNNNNNNNNNNNNNNNNNNNNNNNNNNNNNNNNNNNNNNNNNNNNNNNNNNNNNNNNNNNNNNNNNNNNNNNNNNNNNNNNNNNNNNNNNNNNNNNNNNNNNNNNNNNNNNNNNNNNNNNNNNNNNNNNNNNNNNNNNNNNNNNNNNNNNNNNNNNNNNNNNNNNNNNNNNNNNNNNNNNNNNNNNNNNNNNNNNNNNNNNNNNNNNNNNNNNNNNNNNNNNNNNNNNNNNNNNNNNNNNNNNNNNNNNNNNNNNNNNNNNNNNNNNNNNNNNNNNNNNNNNNNNNNNNNNNNNNNNNNNNNNNNNNNNNNNNNNNNNNNNNNNNNNNNNNNNNNNNNNNNNNNNNNNNNNNNNNNNNNNNNNNNNNNNNNNNNNNNNNNNNNNNNNNNNNNNNNNNNNNNNNNNNNNNNNNNNNNNNNNNNNNNNNNNNNNNNNNNNNNNNNNNNNNNNNNNNNNNNCGCGCGGAAGCTCGCAGAAAACCTCCCAAGCTTTATAAAGATGGAGTGTCAACCGTTCAATGTTGTGACACTGTCGAACGGCCACCATATGTCGTGCTCACATTTATGGTGTCTTTTTTCTCGGGGTAAATCCGTTGCTTCCCAGGCTCGTTTGTGTGTTTCCTACCTATGACGTCACTTATCTGTTGGTTACGTCATCGGTgttccatttttttcccactgGCTTCCGAAAGGTTTACTTGTCTGTATTATGTCATCCTGTTGGTTTGTCTTCCAGTGGCGGtacattttttcctcccctttgttTTAGCGTAAGGAGATGGGGTTGTTATGCGCATATCGTCTGGAATTTGTTTTACGGACGCGTCAGGGTGATTGCGCAAGTAACTCGATTTTAACTTTCGTCTTTCGCTTTTATGTCATCTGATAAAACGCATTTAGTTTAAGCCGGAAATATAATCCTTGCTGCATTGTGTAATTCTTGAGAATTATTGGAatagagttaaaaaaaacaagTCTATAAATAGCTGTGTTCGTAAAACTGTCTGACTTTTAATCAAGCGTTGCGTTTTACTCAAACACATTTGGGAACgagggtttatttgtttgtttatagtttTGATATAGAGATCGGCAATAGAAATAAATTCAATAATGTGANNNNNNNNNNNNNNNNNNNNNNNNNNNNNNNNNNNNNNNNNNNNNNNNNNNNNNNNNNNNNNNNNNNNNNNNNNNNNNNNNNNNNNNNNNNNNNNNNNNNNNNNNNNNNNNNNNNNNNNNNNNNNNNNNNNNNNNNNNNNNNNNNNNNNNNNNNNNNNNNNNNNNNNNNNNNNNNNNNNNNNNGATTGAAAGATTATCGTAAATGATATTGTAATACtttgtaattatttgttattatggcACCAGCAAGTTCATTAAAGTAATCGGTTGAAAAGCTGTCATGAAAGAAATTGCAATTGCATTCCAATAGGTGGTTGAAGCAGTGTGGCAGTTTGTCGCTGTCGGNNNNNNNNNNNNNNNNNNNNNNNNNNNNNNNNNNNNNNNNNNNNNNNNNNNNNNNNNNNNNNNNNNNNNNNNNNNNNNNNNNNNNNNNNNNNNNNNNNNNNNNNNNNNNNNNNNNNNNNNNNNNNNNNNNNNNNNNNNNNNNNNNNNNNNNNNNNNNNNNNNNNNNNNNNNNNNNNNNNNNNNNNNNNNNNNNNNNNNNNNNNNNNNNNNNNNNNNNNNNNNNNNNNNNNNNNNNNNNNNNNNNNNNNNNNNNNNNNNNNNNNNNNNNNNNNNNNNNNNNNNNNNNNNNNNNNgagaagagaagaaagacaaagaaagaaactaGACGAAGACCATGTAGAATGAACCATTCTTGcatatttttattgcaaattgcAGGACAACTTACTGGCTAGCACGCAAGGGTCACATTGCGGTAAATTGTCAGTACCAACATTCTGCTTCGTTGACTAGCACTTTATAAATAGGAAACTTATGATAGTCGAAAAATTCTTGTTTCATTTGTTCTTCGCTTTGTTGTTTcgtgttgttatttgtgttaaTATTAAGACGTTATTGTTTTAGATGTTTTACTTTAAGGTTGTTTTGAAGTAACAGTTATAGTTCCCGCTGTGTATTGGCTTATAAGGATAAGNNNNNNNNNNNNNNNNNNNNNNNNNNNNNNNNNNNNNNNNNNNNNNNNNNNNNNNNNNNNNNNNNNNNNNNNNNNNNNNNNNNNNNNNNNNNNNNNNNNNNNNNNNNNNNNNNNNNNNNNNNNNNNNNNNNNNNNNNNNNNNNNNNNNNNNNNNNNNNNNNNNNNNNNNNNNNNNNNNNNNNNNNNNNNNNNNNNNNNNNNNNNNNNNNNNNNNNNNNNNNNNNNNNNNNNNNNNNNNNNNNNNNNNNNNNNNNNNNNNNNNNNNNNNNNNNNNNNNNNNNNNNNNNNNNNNNNNNNNNNNNNNNNNNNNNNNNNNNNNNNNNNNNNNNNNNNNNNNNNNNNNNNNNNNNNNNNNNNNNNNNNNNNNNNNNNNNNNNNNNNNNNNNNNNNNNNNNNNNNNNNNNNNNNNNNNNNNNNNNNNNNNNNNNNNNNNNNNNNNNNNNNNNNNNNNNNNNNNNNNNNNNNNNNNNNNNNNNNNNGCGACAGCACGTTTCTTTTTGCGTGTGCTTatgcgtgcgtttgtatgtgtttgtgattaAGTAATCGGGTATGTAATTTGGCCCTATTGTATTCCCGCTATTAAAAGAATTATACAAGCCGGTGCCTGTCGTTAAAGCTATAATTACCCAGTCATTATTATATCGTTCGATACCTACCCAGGGACCCAGAGTTCACAAGCGGTATGGCAAGAGTATTAATACATCATACTTCAAGCAAGCAATCACGGACGTCAGACTGAGTGATTTGACGCAAGCATCTACNNNNNNNNNNNNNNNNNNNNNNNNNNNNNNNNNNNNNNNNNNNNNNNNNNNNNNNNTTGACGTCGACGGAGCTAGGAGTTGGCTAGGAGTCCAAACAGCTGTTTTTCGGGCACGGTAACAAGCCAGCAGAGCCTATACTATACAGAGGAGCTCTTAACACACTCGCCCCGTCTCATTCGTCGCTGGGTTCGCATAAGTGGGGTCTGGACCTCCGTGGGAACGTCTCTGGGTGCTCCTCgcatgtgtgggggagggggaagggggcggggggagatgaAGATGTTGGAGGGGTGTGGTGCTCTCGTGGTGGGATgttggggaggtagggggaggtaagggaaggagaaggagggtttgggtaaggggaaggagagggagggctagggtaggagaaggagagggaggactagggtagaggaaggagtggggaggttaggggagggagggggtgga
This genomic interval from Penaeus monodon isolate SGIC_2016 chromosome 22, NSTDA_Pmon_1, whole genome shotgun sequence contains the following:
- the LOC119586836 gene encoding uncharacterized protein LOC119586836 (The sequence of the model RefSeq protein was modified relative to this genomic sequence to represent the inferred CDS: added 67 bases not found in genome assembly), coding for MLRSANSVECDEEWSAVDLVVSEARGDQSSQEKAIKVSVKVIEENSSEREASADLKAENHPRADSSAEGEACADTHKTAMSDSSNRDSGTSYLSEGEDSDDDTLEGRNSDGDAMMVSSTDDGSSGSGGSSGRRRRAAPGGTR